The Bacteroides acidifaciens genome includes a region encoding these proteins:
- a CDS encoding EpsG family protein — MIGNVIPFILFILFFYVLSFIDVFSLKVADDIKNLLLLFSLCLLIIFAGGRWSSLEVGYDVGIFDYGTYKNIYNSPLNIFSFFSDYKEAGWEIRGQEIGYVFYSSLCYHLLGSNFNLYLLFTNLLLIGLFYKSLKYNEIRIGLFFILFFFAARLYLQYNFILLRQAIAMTIVWVWAFPFLLKEEKLKFCFFVCLATAFHYTALIALLALVMNRNLNIKYIIIAICFFFILSTTEVIDKIILLVIEKGLSVLGSSEGIGEKLSKYLLESEDGEFRGLNMLTFIEAVPFVYIVRRYRNILYGSFIGRFYSNMFYIFLLLLVITMNFGFLTRMCQYFIFSYFFLFSFFIKNVSSVSERKGMLFLFSNYLLIYSLRYIFIWFYSTEYSFFLFKI, encoded by the coding sequence TTTATATTGTTTTTTTATGTATTGTCATTCATTGATGTTTTTTCTCTCAAGGTGGCTGATGATATTAAAAACTTACTTCTTCTTTTTTCTTTATGTTTGCTTATTATATTTGCTGGAGGAAGATGGAGTTCTTTAGAAGTAGGATATGATGTGGGTATATTCGACTATGGTACCTATAAAAATATATATAACTCTCCATTGAATATTTTTAGTTTTTTCTCGGATTATAAAGAGGCTGGTTGGGAGATTAGAGGACAAGAAATAGGCTATGTGTTTTATTCATCATTGTGCTATCATTTATTGGGAAGTAATTTTAACCTCTATTTGTTGTTTACTAATTTACTATTAATAGGGTTGTTTTATAAGAGCTTGAAATACAATGAAATAAGGATCGGATTGTTTTTTATATTGTTTTTTTTCGCAGCACGTTTATATTTGCAATATAATTTTATTCTTCTACGACAGGCTATAGCTATGACTATAGTATGGGTGTGGGCATTTCCTTTTCTTTTGAAAGAAGAAAAATTAAAATTTTGCTTCTTTGTTTGTTTGGCTACAGCCTTTCATTATACTGCATTAATTGCTTTGTTGGCATTAGTAATGAATCGTAATCTGAACATAAAATATATTATTATTGCTATTTGTTTTTTCTTTATTTTAAGTACAACTGAAGTTATAGATAAAATCATCTTATTAGTAATAGAAAAAGGTTTGTCTGTATTGGGTTCATCTGAGGGGATTGGAGAGAAATTATCTAAATATTTGCTGGAGAGCGAGGATGGTGAATTTAGAGGACTAAATATGTTGACATTTATTGAGGCTGTTCCTTTTGTATATATTGTGAGAAGATATAGAAATATTCTTTATGGTTCATTCATTGGAAGGTTTTATTCTAATATGTTCTATATATTTCTTCTTTTATTAGTTATTACAATGAACTTTGGCTTTTTGACTAGAATGTGCCAATATTTTATTTTCTCTTATTTCTTTTTATTCTCTTTTTTTATTAAAAACGTGAGTTCTGTTTCTGAGCGAAAAGGAATGCTATTTCTTTTTTCTAATTATCTATTAATATATTCTTTACGTTATATTTTTATTTGGTTTTATTCTACTGAATATTCATTTTTTCTATTTAAAATATAA
- a CDS encoding glycosyltransferase family 4 protein, whose amino-acid sequence MKIAYILPSLRNQGPVIVVKNIVDYLVEWGVEVDVFYFDDFPSAMYFNCPVKKISMKTCIDFEQYDIVHSHCLRPDMYVAKWKKKLNRAKLVSTLHQDTYRSFRYQYNFVLSYLFTKYWCFIQSKFDAIVSISEQLRETYEGCIRAPITTIYNGCVINMDGEGDNEIIRSILEVKKEYKILGTYAFVTSRKGLEQVIKVLPYLQEYVFIIIGEGPNIKELKLLSQKLHISDRVLFFSYQKNPCNYLPYFDVYVMPSYSEGFGLAMVEAALAKRAIVCSDIPSFHEIFRDNEVCFFTLKDVRSLKKAIVNAYENRNIMGELAYERAYNHFTTQKMAENHLGYYQKLLRT is encoded by the coding sequence ATGAAAATTGCCTATATTCTTCCCTCTTTAAGGAATCAGGGGCCAGTAATAGTAGTAAAAAATATAGTGGATTATTTGGTGGAGTGGGGCGTTGAGGTAGATGTCTTTTATTTTGATGATTTTCCGTCTGCCATGTATTTCAACTGTCCTGTGAAAAAAATATCAATGAAAACCTGTATTGATTTTGAACAGTATGATATTGTTCATAGTCATTGTTTACGTCCTGATATGTATGTTGCTAAATGGAAGAAAAAACTTAATAGGGCAAAATTGGTGTCTACTCTTCATCAAGATACTTATCGAAGTTTTCGGTACCAATACAATTTTGTTCTATCATATCTGTTTACAAAATATTGGTGCTTTATACAGTCTAAATTTGATGCGATAGTAAGTATATCAGAACAATTAAGAGAAACATATGAAGGTTGTATAAGAGCTCCGATAACTACAATTTATAATGGCTGTGTAATTAATATGGATGGAGAAGGAGATAACGAAATTATAAGAAGTATATTGGAAGTGAAAAAAGAATATAAGATATTAGGCACATATGCCTTTGTTACTTCTAGGAAAGGGTTGGAACAAGTAATTAAAGTATTGCCATATTTGCAAGAATATGTATTTATTATAATTGGTGAAGGGCCCAATATAAAAGAGTTAAAGTTGTTGTCTCAAAAATTGCATATATCTGATCGGGTTTTATTTTTCTCTTATCAGAAGAATCCGTGTAATTATCTACCTTATTTTGATGTATATGTTATGCCTTCATATTCAGAAGGATTTGGATTAGCAATGGTAGAGGCTGCTTTGGCTAAAAGAGCAATAGTTTGTTCGGATATACCTTCTTTTCATGAGATATTTCGAGATAATGAGGTGTGTTTCTTTACATTGAAAGATGTAAGGTCTCTAAAAAAGGCCATTGTAAACGCTTATGAAAATAGAAATATCATGGGGGAACTGGCTTATGAACGAGCTTATAATCATTTTACTACTCAAAAAATGGCGGAGAATCATTTGGGCTATTATCAAAAACTTTTGAGGACATAA
- a CDS encoding glycosyltransferase — MITASIVSYHHHPREIRKIMDCVLAAPVDKLFIIDHSSNDRLRELERVSKRVRYIHSINRGYGAGHNIAIREAIELGATYHVVVNPDIYFENGVLERLGEYMDKNKDVGQIMPKVYYPNGDLQCLCKLIPTPLDLIFKRFLPYFIIKKRVNKFQLRFTGYDKIMNVPYLSGCFMFFRISVLQEIGLFDERFFMYPEDIDITRRIHEKYKTIFFPDVFIIHAHAAASRTNLKMLKVHILNMIKYFNKWGWYFDSRRKIINKKVLKDLEDMNNDNNNL, encoded by the coding sequence ATGATTACAGCTTCAATAGTTTCTTACCATCATCATCCACGGGAGATAAGGAAAATTATGGACTGCGTTTTGGCGGCACCGGTTGATAAACTTTTTATCATTGATCATTCGTCAAATGACCGATTACGTGAGTTGGAAAGAGTTTCTAAGAGAGTACGTTATATTCACAGCATTAATCGTGGATATGGTGCGGGACATAATATTGCTATTCGTGAAGCAATAGAATTAGGAGCAACTTATCATGTGGTGGTGAATCCTGATATATATTTTGAGAATGGAGTATTGGAAAGATTAGGTGAGTATATGGATAAGAATAAAGATGTTGGACAGATTATGCCTAAGGTATATTATCCGAATGGAGATTTGCAATGCTTATGTAAATTGATACCTACTCCCTTGGATTTGATTTTTAAGCGTTTCTTGCCATACTTCATAATAAAAAAGCGAGTCAATAAGTTTCAGTTGCGTTTTACTGGTTATGATAAGATTATGAATGTGCCATATTTATCAGGATGTTTTATGTTTTTTAGAATATCTGTTTTGCAAGAAATTGGCTTGTTTGACGAGCGTTTCTTTATGTATCCGGAAGATATAGATATAACTCGTCGTATTCATGAAAAGTATAAAACGATTTTCTTTCCAGATGTATTTATTATTCATGCTCATGCGGCAGCTTCAAGGACAAATCTTAAGATGCTGAAAGTTCATATTCTAAATATGATTAAATATTTTAATAAATGGGGATGGTATTTCGACTCTAGAAGAAAGATAATCAATAAAAAAGTTTTGAAAGATTTGGAAGATATGAATAATGATAATAACAATTTATAG
- a CDS encoding sugar transferase, translating into MGYNEEFIPDGMNAFERNVKRIWDCTVAMFLMIVFSPLFLICYIAVKHEDGGPAIFKQERIGRFGRPFNIYKFRSMRLDAESAGPRLYAGGRDARLTKVGKFLREHHLDELPQLWNVFCGDMAFIGPRPERKFYIDQIIRHDPRYQFLYQIRPGVTSYATLHNGYTDTMDKMLRRLRYDLFYLQHRSWWFDLKILVKTFLNICFGKKF; encoded by the coding sequence ATGGGGTATAATGAGGAATTCATTCCGGACGGAATGAATGCTTTTGAGCGCAATGTAAAGCGGATTTGGGATTGTACAGTTGCGATGTTTTTAATGATCGTTTTTTCTCCGCTATTTTTGATTTGCTATATAGCCGTGAAACATGAAGATGGCGGCCCGGCTATATTTAAGCAAGAACGTATCGGACGTTTCGGACGACCATTTAACATCTATAAGTTCCGCAGTATGAGATTGGATGCAGAGTCGGCAGGTCCCCGGCTTTATGCTGGTGGTAGAGATGCGCGGTTGACTAAAGTCGGAAAGTTCTTGCGGGAACATCATTTGGATGAATTACCGCAGTTATGGAATGTTTTCTGTGGGGATATGGCTTTTATAGGGCCTCGACCGGAACGGAAGTTTTATATTGATCAGATAATAAGGCATGATCCACGTTATCAGTTCTTGTATCAGATTCGTCCGGGGGTGACTTCTTATGCTACTTTGCATAATGGTTATACGGATACAATGGATAAGATGTTGCGTCGCTTGCGTTATGACTTGTTCTATCTGCAACATCGTTCCTGGTGGTTTGATTTAAAAATACTGGTGAAGACTTTCTTGAATATCTGTTTTGGTAAGAAGTTCTAA
- a CDS encoding DUF4248 domain-containing protein, protein MERPDFIVKCYNKQELEQMYFPDLTVRASVNKLRRWMRKCKPLMDEILATDFHPKTKAFSVREVRLITYYLGKLGDL, encoded by the coding sequence ATGGAACGTCCTGATTTTATAGTGAAATGTTATAATAAACAAGAGTTGGAGCAAATGTATTTTCCGGATTTAACTGTGCGGGCTTCGGTCAATAAATTACGCCGCTGGATGCGGAAGTGCAAGCCGTTGATGGATGAAATACTGGCTACTGATTTTCACCCGAAGACAAAAGCATTCTCAGTGAGAGAGGTGCGGCTTATCACTTATTATTTAGGGAAGCTGGGGGATTTATGA
- a CDS encoding RidA family protein, translating to MKKVICSEKAPGAIGPYSQAIEANGMVFVSGQLPIDAATGEMAEGIEGQARQSLENIKHILEEAGLTMADIVKTTVFLQDMSLFAGMNGVYATYFDGAFPARSAFAVKALPKDALVEIECIAVR from the coding sequence ATGAAAAAAGTAATTTGTAGTGAGAAAGCACCCGGAGCTATCGGACCTTACAGTCAGGCGATAGAAGCTAATGGAATGGTATTTGTGTCAGGTCAGTTACCTATTGATGCTGCTACGGGAGAGATGGCGGAAGGGATAGAAGGACAGGCGCGCCAGTCGTTGGAGAATATCAAACACATTCTTGAAGAAGCAGGATTGACAATGGCTGACATTGTCAAAACTACTGTATTTCTTCAGGATATGTCCCTCTTTGCAGGGATGAATGGCGTGTATGCCACCTATTTTGACGGAGCTTTTCCGGCACGCTCGGCATTTGCCGTAAAAGCTCTGCCAAAGGATGCGTTAGTAGAGATTGAGTGTATCGCGGTTCGCTAA
- a CDS encoding bifunctional folylpolyglutamate synthase/dihydrofolate synthase, translating into MDYQNTLKYLYESVPMFQQIGSKAYKPGLETTHKLDEHFGHPHQQFKTIHIAGTNGKGSCSHTIAAVLQSAGYRVGLFTSPHLIDFRERIRINGEMVPEEYVVNFVEEHRAFFEPLHPSFFELTTAMAFRYFADQKVDVAVIEVGMGGRLDCTNIIHPDLCVITNISFDHTQYLGDTLTKIAKEKAGIIKEGVPVVIGRAKGAVKRLFTMKAKEMNAPIEYARENSREWNMEILPYSRLQEIREKTDEIIQTLSSLIEAIEEKSEEQMQQALLVPDISNSIRAIDQILDKRKDAIRINNDMFPFGLFTELSGAYQFENMFTILKALAVLTKLNYNIKPQNYFDGFANVCQLTGLMGRWQKVHSYPDIICDTGHNIDGIEYIHVQLNAIRKTFGQEIHFVFGMVNDKDIKGVLQVLPKDATYYFTKASVKRALPENELMELAEQAGLKGTAYPTVVDAVQAAKKNCPPKDLIFVGGSNFIVADLLANRDTLNLY; encoded by the coding sequence ATGGATTATCAGAACACTTTAAAGTACTTATATGAAAGTGTGCCTATGTTTCAGCAAATAGGAAGCAAAGCATATAAGCCGGGATTAGAGACTACACACAAATTGGACGAACATTTCGGGCATCCGCATCAACAATTCAAGACGATACATATCGCAGGAACGAACGGAAAAGGTTCTTGCTCACATACTATCGCGGCGGTATTGCAGAGTGCCGGCTACCGGGTCGGATTATTCACCTCTCCTCACCTGATTGATTTTCGCGAACGCATCCGCATCAACGGTGAGATGGTGCCGGAAGAGTATGTAGTCAATTTCGTGGAAGAACACCGCGCTTTCTTCGAACCGCTGCACCCTTCTTTCTTCGAACTGACCACTGCTATGGCATTCCGTTATTTTGCCGACCAAAAAGTAGACGTGGCGGTTATCGAAGTAGGTATGGGCGGACGCCTGGACTGTACGAATATCATCCATCCGGATTTGTGCGTCATCACCAATATCAGTTTCGACCATACCCAATATCTGGGCGACACGCTGACAAAGATTGCCAAAGAGAAAGCTGGCATCATCAAGGAAGGAGTCCCGGTAGTTATCGGCAGAGCCAAAGGGGCGGTGAAACGTTTGTTCACCATGAAAGCCAAAGAAATGAATGCGCCCATCGAATATGCCCGTGAAAATTCGCGCGAATGGAACATGGAGATACTTCCTTATTCAAGGTTGCAGGAAATAAGGGAAAAGACGGACGAAATAATTCAGACCTTATCCTCATTAATCGAAGCAATAGAAGAAAAGTCAGAAGAACAGATGCAGCAAGCATTGCTCGTGCCGGACATATCAAACAGCATACGTGCGATAGACCAGATACTTGACAAGAGAAAAGACGCTATCAGAATCAACAATGATATGTTTCCCTTCGGACTTTTCACAGAGTTGAGCGGAGCTTACCAATTCGAAAACATGTTCACCATTCTAAAAGCTCTTGCGGTACTGACCAAATTGAACTACAACATCAAGCCCCAGAACTACTTCGACGGTTTTGCAAACGTATGTCAACTCACCGGTCTGATGGGGCGTTGGCAGAAAGTACACAGCTATCCGGACATTATCTGTGACACGGGACATAACATCGACGGAATCGAATATATCCACGTACAACTCAATGCTATCCGCAAAACTTTCGGTCAGGAGATTCATTTCGTATTCGGCATGGTCAATGACAAAGATATCAAGGGTGTCCTGCAAGTGTTGCCGAAAGATGCCACTTACTACTTCACCAAAGCTAGCGTGAAACGTGCGCTGCCGGAAAATGAATTGATGGAACTGGCAGAACAAGCCGGATTGAAAGGAACTGCCTACCCTACTGTGGTGGATGCCGTACAGGCAGCGAAAAAGAACTGCCCCCCAAAAGACCTTATCTTCGTGGGAGGCAGCAATTTCATTGTCGCAGACTTGTTAGCGAACCGCGATACACTCAATCTCTACTAA
- a CDS encoding PhoH family protein, giving the protein MGTKKNFVLDTNVILHDYNCLKNFQENDIYLPLVVLEELDKFKKGNEQINFNAREFVRELDVLTSDELFTDGVKLGEGLGRLFVVTSKVEATKVWDSFPIKKPDHLILAATEYLTAKYPKMKSILVTKDVNLRMKARSIGLLCEDYITDKVVNVDVFEKSNEIFENVDPALIDRIYSSKEGIDLGEFDFKDLVHPNECFVLKSDRNSVLARYNPFTHSICRVMKGKNYGIEPRNAEQSFAFEILNDPNIKLVALTGKAGTGKTLLALAAALGKLTDYKQILLARPVVALSNKDIGFLPGDAQEKVAPYMQPLFDNLNVIKRQFAANSTEVKRIEDMQKSEQLVIEALAFIRGRSLSEMYCIIDEAQNLTPNEIKTIITRAGEGTKMVFTGDIQQIDQPYLDSQSNGLVYMIDRMKDQNLFAHVNLLKGERSELSELASNLM; this is encoded by the coding sequence ATGGGAACTAAGAAAAATTTTGTGTTAGACACAAATGTTATTCTTCACGATTACAATTGTTTGAAGAATTTCCAGGAAAATGATATTTATCTCCCTCTTGTCGTACTCGAAGAACTGGACAAGTTCAAGAAAGGAAACGAACAGATTAACTTCAACGCTCGTGAGTTTGTACGCGAACTGGACGTGTTGACCAGCGATGAACTTTTCACTGACGGAGTGAAGCTGGGCGAAGGATTGGGACGTCTGTTTGTGGTGACCAGTAAAGTGGAAGCTACTAAAGTATGGGACTCTTTTCCTATCAAGAAACCTGACCATTTGATTTTGGCGGCAACCGAGTATCTGACTGCCAAATATCCGAAAATGAAATCCATTCTGGTGACCAAGGATGTGAACCTGCGCATGAAAGCCCGTTCCATCGGCCTGCTTTGCGAAGATTATATCACGGATAAGGTTGTCAATGTAGATGTATTCGAGAAATCCAATGAAATATTTGAAAATGTGGATCCGGCATTGATAGACCGTATCTATTCTTCTAAGGAAGGTATCGACTTGGGTGAGTTCGACTTTAAGGATTTGGTTCATCCTAATGAATGTTTCGTGCTGAAGAGTGACCGCAATAGTGTATTGGCGCGTTACAATCCTTTCACTCACTCCATTTGCCGTGTGATGAAAGGCAAAAACTATGGAATCGAACCCCGCAATGCCGAACAGAGTTTTGCTTTTGAGATTCTGAACGACCCGAATATAAAATTGGTGGCACTGACCGGAAAGGCGGGAACCGGTAAGACATTGCTGGCTTTGGCTGCTGCGTTGGGGAAATTGACAGATTACAAACAGATTTTGTTGGCACGTCCTGTTGTGGCTCTTTCTAATAAGGACATCGGTTTCCTTCCGGGAGATGCACAGGAGAAGGTGGCTCCTTACATGCAGCCGTTGTTTGACAACCTGAACGTGATTAAGCGTCAGTTTGCCGCTAATTCTACGGAAGTGAAGCGTATCGAGGATATGCAGAAAAGCGAGCAACTGGTGATTGAAGCTCTGGCATTTATCCGTGGACGTAGCTTGAGCGAAATGTATTGCATCATTGACGAAGCGCAGAACCTGACTCCGAATGAGATAAAAACGATTATTACCCGTGCGGGCGAAGGTACGAAAATGGTCTTTACGGGGGATATCCAGCAGATTGACCAGCCGTATCTGGACAGTCAGTCCAATGGCCTGGTATATATGATTGACCGCATGAAGGATCAGAACCTCTTTGCACATGTCAACCTGTTGAAGGGTGAACGAAGCGAGTTGAGCGAGTTGGCTAGTAACCTGATGTAA
- a CDS encoding dihydroorotate dehydrogenase-like protein, translated as MTDLKTTFAGLSLRNPIIISSSGLTNSVGKNKKLAEEGAGAIVLKSLFEEQIMLEAEQLRDPAFSAEGSDYLEEYIREHKLSEYLTLIKESKKVCPIPIIASINCYTDSEWVDFAKQIEEAGADALEINILALQSDVQYSYGSFEQRHIDILRHIKKTINIPVIMKLGDNLTNPVALIDQLYANGAAAVVLFNRFYQPDINIEKLEHISGEVFSNASDLATPLRWIGIASAAVDKIDYAASGGVVNAEAVVKAILAGASAVEVCSAIYQNTNAFIGEANRFLSAWMARKGFNSIAQFKGKLNTKDVKGINTFERTQFLKYFGKKE; from the coding sequence ATGACCGATTTAAAAACTACTTTCGCAGGGCTTTCTCTTAGAAACCCTATCATTATCAGTAGCTCGGGACTGACCAACAGTGTCGGCAAAAATAAAAAGCTCGCCGAAGAAGGTGCCGGAGCTATCGTTTTGAAATCACTGTTCGAAGAACAGATTATGCTGGAAGCGGAACAACTGCGTGATCCGGCTTTCTCTGCTGAAGGCAGCGATTATCTGGAAGAGTATATCCGTGAACACAAGTTGTCCGAATACCTGACTTTGATTAAGGAGAGCAAGAAGGTTTGCCCTATTCCCATCATTGCCAGCATCAACTGCTACACTGATTCCGAATGGGTGGACTTTGCCAAGCAAATCGAAGAAGCCGGTGCGGACGCATTAGAAATCAATATCCTCGCGTTGCAGTCGGACGTACAATATTCGTATGGTTCTTTCGAGCAACGTCACATTGATATTCTCCGCCACATCAAAAAGACTATCAACATTCCGGTTATCATGAAACTGGGTGACAACCTGACAAATCCCGTAGCATTGATTGACCAGCTCTACGCCAACGGCGCAGCAGCAGTTGTCCTCTTCAACCGTTTCTACCAGCCGGACATCAATATCGAAAAGCTGGAGCACATCTCAGGTGAAGTATTCAGCAATGCTTCAGACCTCGCCACTCCACTTCGCTGGATTGGAATCGCGTCGGCCGCAGTAGACAAAATCGACTATGCAGCATCCGGTGGCGTTGTCAATGCGGAAGCAGTAGTAAAAGCGATTCTCGCCGGTGCATCGGCAGTAGAAGTTTGTAGTGCGATTTATCAGAACACGAACGCATTCATCGGAGAAGCCAACCGTTTCCTCTCTGCATGGATGGCACGGAAAGGGTTCAACAGCATCGCCCAGTTCAAAGGCAAACTGAATACGAAAGATGTGAAAGGTATCAATACCTTCGAACGTACGCAATTCTTGAAATATTTCGGAAAGAAAGAATAA
- a CDS encoding YggS family pyridoxal phosphate-dependent enzyme gives MSIADNLKQVLAELPQGVRLVAVSKFHPNEAIEEAYQAGQRIFGESKVQEMTAKYESLPKDIEWHFIGHLQSNKIKYMIPYVAMIHGIDTYKLLAEVNKQAAKAGRAVNCLLQIHVAQEETKFGFSPEECREMLDAGEWKRLTHVRICGLMGMASNTDDIEQINREFRLLDKLFHELKETWFAGSDDFRELSMGMSHDYHEAIAAGSTLVRVGSKIFGERNYNI, from the coding sequence ATGAGTATTGCTGACAATTTAAAGCAAGTGCTGGCCGAGCTCCCGCAAGGAGTCCGGCTGGTTGCTGTCTCAAAGTTCCATCCCAATGAAGCGATAGAAGAAGCATATCAGGCGGGACAGCGTATTTTTGGAGAAAGCAAGGTGCAGGAAATGACAGCTAAATACGAAAGTTTGCCCAAAGACATCGAATGGCATTTTATCGGACACCTGCAAAGTAACAAAATCAAGTACATGATACCATACGTAGCGATGATACATGGGATTGATACTTATAAACTACTGGCAGAAGTCAACAAGCAAGCAGCCAAAGCGGGACGCGCCGTCAACTGCCTGTTACAGATACACGTGGCGCAGGAAGAAACGAAATTCGGTTTCAGTCCTGAAGAATGCCGGGAGATGCTGGATGCCGGAGAATGGAAAAGACTCACCCACGTGCGGATATGCGGATTGATGGGAATGGCCAGTAACACCGACGATATAGAACAAATCAACCGGGAATTCCGTTTACTTGATAAGCTCTTTCATGAGCTCAAAGAAACTTGGTTCGCCGGTTCGGATGACTTCCGGGAGTTGTCGATGGGAATGTCACACGACTATCACGAAGCAATTGCCGCAGGAAGTACCTTAGTACGGGTGGGAAGCAAGATTTTCGGAGAACGTAATTATAATATTTAA
- a CDS encoding DUF4494 domain-containing protein: MAMHTWFECKIRYEKVMENGMQKKVTEPYLVDALSFTEAEARIIEEMTPFISGEFTVSDIKRANYSELFPSDEESADRWFKCKLIFITLDEKSGAEKKTSTQVLVQAADLRDAVKKLDEGMKGTMADYQIGMVSETPLMDVYPYSAGLNDKPEFDPSKA; the protein is encoded by the coding sequence ATGGCAATGCATACATGGTTTGAATGTAAAATCCGTTATGAGAAAGTAATGGAGAACGGAATGCAGAAGAAAGTAACCGAACCTTATCTCGTTGACGCGCTTAGCTTCACAGAAGCCGAAGCACGAATCATCGAAGAAATGACTCCGTTTATCTCAGGAGAGTTTACCGTTTCGGACATCAAACGTGCTAACTATAGCGAACTTTTCCCCAGTGACGAAGAAAGTGCCGACCGCTGGTTCAAATGCAAGCTTATTTTCATCACGCTGGATGAAAAAAGCGGTGCGGAGAAGAAGACATCCACACAAGTATTGGTACAAGCTGCCGATTTGCGTGACGCAGTGAAGAAACTGGACGAAGGCATGAAGGGGACAATGGCGGATTATCAAATCGGCATGGTGTCCGAGACACCGTTGATGGACGTATATCCGTACAGTGCCGGCCTGAATGACAAACCGGAGTTTGATCCGTCAAAAGCATAA
- a CDS encoding HdeD family acid-resistance protein: METVFNEIQHSVKNWWTSLLLGIVYIIVALWLMFSPLSSYVALSIIFSVSMLISGILEIVFAISNKKGVPSWGWYVVGGLIDLVLGIYLVAYPMVSMEVIPFIIAFWLMFRGFSSTGYSIDLKRYGTRDWGWYMGFGILAILCSLLILWQPAVGALYAVYMISFTFLIIGLFRIMLSFELKNLHKRK, encoded by the coding sequence ATGGAAACTGTATTCAATGAGATTCAACATTCAGTAAAAAACTGGTGGACTTCTCTTCTTTTAGGTATTGTGTATATTATCGTAGCCCTGTGGCTCATGTTCTCCCCGCTAAGCAGTTATGTGGCCCTGAGCATCATTTTCAGCGTGTCCATGCTGATAAGCGGCATTCTGGAAATCGTTTTTGCCATCAGCAATAAAAAAGGCGTTCCCAGTTGGGGATGGTATGTCGTAGGCGGATTGATAGACCTCGTGCTGGGCATTTATCTCGTTGCCTATCCGATGGTAAGCATGGAAGTCATACCGTTCATCATTGCCTTCTGGCTCATGTTCCGCGGCTTCTCCTCTACCGGCTACTCCATCGACCTGAAACGTTACGGCACCCGCGACTGGGGCTGGTACATGGGGTTCGGCATCCTTGCCATCCTCTGCTCTCTGCTGATATTGTGGCAGCCTGCCGTCGGAGCGCTTTACGCAGTGTACATGATTTCTTTTACTTTCCTCATTATCGGACTTTTCCGCATCATGCTCTCATTCGAACTAAAAAATCTGCATAAAAGAAAATAA
- the tpx gene encoding thiol peroxidase → MATTNFKGQPVKLIGEFIQVGKVAPDFELVKTDLSSFSLKDLNGKNVILNIFPSLDTSVCATSVRKFNKMAAGMKDTVVLAISKDLPFAHARFCTTEGIENVIPLSDFRFSDFDESYGVRMADGPLAGLLARAVVVIGKDGKVAYTELVPEITQEPDYDKALAAIK, encoded by the coding sequence ATGGCAACAACAAATTTCAAAGGACAACCGGTGAAACTGATCGGTGAATTTATACAAGTAGGTAAAGTCGCTCCTGACTTCGAACTGGTGAAAACAGATTTGTCTTCTTTCTCGCTGAAAGACTTGAACGGCAAGAATGTGATTCTGAATATTTTTCCGAGTCTGGACACAAGCGTATGCGCTACGTCTGTACGTAAGTTTAACAAGATGGCTGCCGGGATGAAGGACACGGTCGTGTTGGCTATCTCTAAAGACCTTCCGTTCGCTCACGCACGTTTTTGCACGACAGAAGGTATCGAAAATGTGATTCCATTGTCGGATTTCCGCTTCTCCGATTTTGACGAAAGCTACGGTGTACGCATGGCGGACGGACCATTGGCAGGGCTTCTGGCACGTGCGGTAGTCGTAATCGGCAAGGATGGCAAAGTGGCTTATACGGAACTTGTTCCCGAGATTACACAGGAACCTGACTATGACAAGGCGCTGGCAGCTATAAAATAA